Proteins encoded together in one Onychomys torridus chromosome 1, mOncTor1.1, whole genome shotgun sequence window:
- the Plekhf1 gene encoding pleckstrin homology domain-containing family F member 1 isoform X1 — protein MEFSHSWPQTLLSSEPSCPTSLATEKMVDHLANTEINSQRIAAVESCFGASGQPLALPGRVLLGEGVLTKECRKKAKPRIFFLFNDILVYGSIVLSKRKYCSQHIIPLEEVTLEPLPETLQAKNRWMIKTAKKSFVVSAASTTERQEWISHIEECVRRQLLATGRQPTTEHAAPWIPDKATDICMRCTQTRFSALTRRHHCRKCGFVVCAECSKERFLLPYLSPKPLRVCSLCYRELTTQKQREEDKERYRDSPGQPTHLGGAVCGASSGDDDDSNEDRDGSGDGDWPSQVEFYDSGVSWSAFHS, from the exons ATGGAATTCAGTCATTCTTGGCCACAAACacttttatcctctgagccatcttgcccaactag CCTCGCTACTGAGAAGATGGTGGACCATTTGGCAAACACAGAGATCAACAGCCAACGGATCGCAGCAGTGGAGAGCTGTTTTGGGGCATCAGGGCAGCCGCTGGCCCTGCCTGGCCGTGTGCTCCTGGGTGAGGGGGTACTGACCAAGGAGTGCCGAAAGAAGGCCAAGCCAcgcatcttcttcctcttcaacgACATCCTGGTGTATGGCAGTATtgtgcttagcaagcgcaagtaCTGCAGCCAGCATATTATTCCCCTGGAAGAGGTAACATTGGAGCCACTGCCAGAAACCCTGCAGGCCAAAAACCGCTGGATGATCAAGACAGCCAAGAAGTCCTTTGTGGTGTCGGCAGCCTCTACCACGGAGCGCCAGGAATGGATTAGCCACATTGAAGAGTGTGTGAGGAGGCAGCTGCTGGCCACAGGCCGCCAGCCCACCACTGAGCATGCAGCACCCTGGATTCCTGACAAGGCGACGGACATCTGCATGCGTTGCACACAGACACGCTTCTCAGCACTTACCCGGCGTCACCACTGCCGAAAATGCGGGTTTGTGGTCTGTGCTGAGTGTTCTAAGGAGCGTTTTCTGCTGCCATATCTCTCCCCCAAACCCCTTCGTGTCTGTAGCCTCTGCTACCGTGAGCTGACCACCCAAAAGCAAAGGGAGGAGGACAAAGAGAGGTACAGGGACTCTCCAGGGCAGCCAACCCACCTAGGCGGTGCTGTCTGTGGTGCATccagtggtgatgatgatgactcCAATGAGGACAGAGACGGCAGTGGAGATGGTGACTGGCCTAGCCAGGTGGAATTCTATGATTCAGGTGTCTCCTGGTCAGCCTTCCACAGTTGA
- the Plekhf1 gene encoding pleckstrin homology domain-containing family F member 1 isoform X2 has protein sequence MVDHLANTEINSQRIAAVESCFGASGQPLALPGRVLLGEGVLTKECRKKAKPRIFFLFNDILVYGSIVLSKRKYCSQHIIPLEEVTLEPLPETLQAKNRWMIKTAKKSFVVSAASTTERQEWISHIEECVRRQLLATGRQPTTEHAAPWIPDKATDICMRCTQTRFSALTRRHHCRKCGFVVCAECSKERFLLPYLSPKPLRVCSLCYRELTTQKQREEDKERYRDSPGQPTHLGGAVCGASSGDDDDSNEDRDGSGDGDWPSQVEFYDSGVSWSAFHS, from the coding sequence ATGGTGGACCATTTGGCAAACACAGAGATCAACAGCCAACGGATCGCAGCAGTGGAGAGCTGTTTTGGGGCATCAGGGCAGCCGCTGGCCCTGCCTGGCCGTGTGCTCCTGGGTGAGGGGGTACTGACCAAGGAGTGCCGAAAGAAGGCCAAGCCAcgcatcttcttcctcttcaacgACATCCTGGTGTATGGCAGTATtgtgcttagcaagcgcaagtaCTGCAGCCAGCATATTATTCCCCTGGAAGAGGTAACATTGGAGCCACTGCCAGAAACCCTGCAGGCCAAAAACCGCTGGATGATCAAGACAGCCAAGAAGTCCTTTGTGGTGTCGGCAGCCTCTACCACGGAGCGCCAGGAATGGATTAGCCACATTGAAGAGTGTGTGAGGAGGCAGCTGCTGGCCACAGGCCGCCAGCCCACCACTGAGCATGCAGCACCCTGGATTCCTGACAAGGCGACGGACATCTGCATGCGTTGCACACAGACACGCTTCTCAGCACTTACCCGGCGTCACCACTGCCGAAAATGCGGGTTTGTGGTCTGTGCTGAGTGTTCTAAGGAGCGTTTTCTGCTGCCATATCTCTCCCCCAAACCCCTTCGTGTCTGTAGCCTCTGCTACCGTGAGCTGACCACCCAAAAGCAAAGGGAGGAGGACAAAGAGAGGTACAGGGACTCTCCAGGGCAGCCAACCCACCTAGGCGGTGCTGTCTGTGGTGCATccagtggtgatgatgatgactcCAATGAGGACAGAGACGGCAGTGGAGATGGTGACTGGCCTAGCCAGGTGGAATTCTATGATTCAGGTGTCTCCTGGTCAGCCTTCCACAGTTGA